A genome region from Thermoplasmata archaeon includes the following:
- a CDS encoding DMT family transporter → MGTASDLLYGLATALGYGSGDFVARQAARRIGHLYVLFYMELFSLVLLVPAAVLLERGFWHWTPMWGYAAALAILNVVASLFLYRAFEYGVLSVVSPVVSTFPAVTAVLAFLFLPDRPTLVAVAGIAAALLGVVLISRAEAHPDNPPAKDARKGLVSAICCFLGYGVFYFALKFLVGDLGAFTAAAYVRVIGVGAIGVTILAGIADVRRLPREFVRPIALVGVLDSAAFVTYNLGVAAGSVAIVGTLSGLFSAVTVGLAAVLLRERLVPVQYGGLAFIFAGIVLMAVA, encoded by the coding sequence GTGGGCACGGCGTCCGACCTTCTGTACGGCCTGGCCACGGCCCTGGGGTACGGGAGCGGGGACTTCGTGGCCCGCCAGGCCGCGCGCCGGATCGGGCACCTGTACGTCCTGTTCTACATGGAGCTGTTCAGCCTCGTCCTGCTCGTCCCCGCCGCCGTTCTGCTCGAGCGGGGCTTCTGGCACTGGACCCCGATGTGGGGCTACGCCGCCGCCCTGGCGATCCTCAACGTGGTCGCCTCCCTCTTTCTGTACCGAGCGTTCGAGTACGGTGTCCTGTCCGTCGTCTCGCCGGTCGTCTCCACGTTCCCGGCGGTCACCGCGGTCCTGGCGTTCCTGTTCCTGCCCGACCGGCCGACCCTCGTCGCCGTCGCCGGGATCGCCGCCGCCCTGCTAGGAGTCGTCCTGATCTCGAGGGCGGAGGCCCACCCGGACAATCCGCCCGCGAAGGACGCGCGGAAGGGGCTCGTGAGCGCCATCTGCTGCTTCCTGGGCTACGGGGTGTTCTACTTCGCCCTGAAGTTCCTCGTCGGGGACCTGGGCGCGTTCACCGCGGCCGCCTACGTGCGTGTGATCGGAGTCGGGGCCATCGGGGTTACCATCCTGGCGGGGATCGCCGACGTGCGACGCCTCCCTCGGGAGTTCGTGCGTCCCATCGCCCTCGTCGGCGTCCTGGACAGTGCGGCGTTCGTCACGTACAATCTCGGGGTCGCGGCGGGCTCCGTGGCCATCGTCGGGACCCTGAGCGGACTCTTCAGCGCGGTCACCGTCGGCCTTGCCGCGGTCCTTCTTCGCGAGCGCCTGGTCCCGGTGCAGTACGGGGGCCTCGCCTTCATCTTCGCGGGCATCGTCCTCATGGCCGTCGCGTGA
- a CDS encoding acetate--CoA ligase family protein: MAEDVLDIIFSPRSIAVVGASRQPGKIGYELVHNLVINEYKGRIYPVNPKAQAIHGLPCYPSVTALPEPVDLAIITVPAAVALPAVEECGKKGIRGLIVITAGFREIGGVGLDREKELVALVQRYGMTMIGPNCMGVINSHPDVQLDATFAPTPPLRGHVSLITQSGALGVAILEHAKSLGLGFAKFCSLGNKAQVSLNDLLSAWKDDPETKLVAAYIENFGNPKNFVRIAREVTKKKPVIAVKAGRSEAGGRATASHTGSLGGSDLAAEAVFNQTGVLRANSIEELFDYTMAFSLQPLPQGNRVAVISDAGGPAIMAVDELAAQGLKLAEFTDATEASMRAWAPPDASVANPIDLTPEGSLDDYRKALEAVLADPNVDAAIAVYVPPVRTDEVEWAKVVWTTAAKFRKPVLCNFLGRTTDSPGFMELVNHSLPSYLYPENAARALAAMYRYAQYLKRDEGHVRTFEVSRATAGTILDSALGEDRTRLTEIEAVEFLEAYGLTTARARFCKDIDDAARAARVLGYPVVLKAVGKQLLHKTELRAVVLDIRDERALRLEGMRLLHRMETQGIKPDGILVQEYISRGKEVILGMTRDRVYGPFLVFGLGGVYVEYVKDVSFGLPPLTDQDAYRMIRAIRTYPLLAGVRGEAPRDIDALAEAILRFSQLVLDFDQIQEIDLNPIESLEAGKGYRAVDARIILAAPEAPD; this comes from the coding sequence ATGGCCGAGGACGTGCTGGATATCATCTTCTCGCCCCGGTCCATCGCCGTCGTCGGCGCCTCCCGCCAGCCGGGGAAGATCGGTTACGAGTTGGTCCACAACCTGGTCATCAACGAGTACAAGGGTCGCATCTATCCCGTGAACCCCAAGGCGCAGGCGATCCACGGCCTGCCCTGCTACCCGAGCGTCACCGCGCTGCCCGAGCCCGTGGACCTGGCGATCATCACGGTCCCCGCGGCGGTCGCCCTGCCCGCGGTCGAGGAGTGCGGGAAGAAGGGGATCCGGGGGCTCATCGTGATCACGGCCGGGTTCCGCGAGATCGGCGGCGTCGGCTTGGACCGGGAGAAGGAACTCGTGGCCCTGGTCCAGAGGTACGGCATGACCATGATCGGCCCCAACTGCATGGGGGTGATCAACTCCCATCCCGATGTGCAGCTGGACGCCACCTTCGCGCCCACGCCGCCGCTGCGGGGCCACGTATCCCTAATCACACAGAGCGGGGCGCTCGGGGTCGCCATCCTCGAGCACGCGAAGTCCCTCGGCCTGGGGTTCGCCAAGTTCTGCTCCCTCGGGAACAAGGCCCAGGTGAGCCTCAACGACCTCCTGAGCGCGTGGAAGGACGACCCGGAGACCAAGCTGGTCGCCGCGTACATCGAAAACTTCGGCAATCCGAAGAACTTCGTGCGCATCGCCCGGGAGGTCACGAAGAAGAAGCCCGTAATCGCGGTCAAGGCGGGCCGGTCCGAGGCGGGCGGCCGCGCGACGGCGTCCCACACGGGCAGCCTGGGCGGCTCCGACCTCGCCGCGGAGGCCGTCTTCAACCAGACGGGTGTGCTCCGGGCCAACTCGATCGAGGAACTCTTCGACTACACCATGGCGTTCTCCCTCCAGCCGCTGCCCCAGGGCAACCGGGTCGCGGTCATCTCGGACGCGGGCGGACCCGCCATCATGGCCGTGGACGAGCTCGCCGCGCAGGGCCTGAAGCTCGCCGAGTTCACGGACGCGACCGAGGCCTCCATGAGGGCTTGGGCGCCTCCCGATGCGTCCGTCGCGAATCCCATCGACCTGACCCCCGAGGGCTCCCTGGACGACTATCGGAAGGCGCTCGAGGCGGTCCTCGCCGACCCCAACGTGGACGCCGCGATCGCGGTCTACGTGCCGCCCGTGCGGACGGACGAGGTGGAGTGGGCCAAGGTGGTCTGGACGACCGCCGCGAAGTTCCGCAAGCCCGTCCTCTGCAACTTCCTCGGCCGGACCACGGACAGCCCGGGCTTCATGGAGCTCGTGAACCACAGCCTGCCCTCCTACCTGTACCCGGAGAACGCGGCGCGCGCCCTAGCCGCCATGTATCGCTACGCCCAGTACCTCAAACGGGACGAAGGGCACGTCCGGACGTTCGAGGTGTCCCGGGCCACCGCAGGGACCATCTTGGACAGCGCGCTCGGCGAGGACCGGACGCGCCTGACCGAGATCGAAGCCGTGGAGTTCCTGGAGGCGTACGGCCTGACGACGGCGCGGGCGAGGTTCTGCAAGGACATCGACGACGCCGCGCGTGCGGCCCGGGTCCTCGGGTATCCCGTCGTCCTCAAGGCGGTCGGCAAGCAGCTCCTCCACAAGACGGAGCTCCGGGCGGTCGTGCTCGACATCCGGGATGAACGTGCGCTCCGCCTCGAGGGAATGCGGCTCCTCCACCGCATGGAGACCCAAGGGATCAAACCGGACGGCATCCTGGTCCAGGAATACATCTCCCGCGGAAAGGAGGTCATCCTGGGGATGACGCGCGACCGGGTCTACGGGCCCTTCCTCGTGTTCGGGCTGGGCGGCGTCTACGTGGAGTACGTGAAGGACGTTTCCTTCGGGCTCCCGCCCCTCACGGACCAGGATGCGTACCGGATGATCCGCGCGATCCGGACCTACCCACTCCTCGCGGGCGTCCGGGGCGAGGCCCCACGAGACATCGACGCCCTCGCGGAGGCGATCCTCCGGTTCTCCCAGCTCGTCCTCGACTTCGACCAGATCCAGGAAATCGATCTCAACCCCATTGAGTCCCTCGAAGCGGGCAAAGGCTACCGCGCGGTCGATGCGCGGATCATCCTGGCGGCTCCGGAAGCCCCGGATTGA